A single Oncorhynchus nerka isolate Pitt River linkage group LG10, Oner_Uvic_2.0, whole genome shotgun sequence DNA region contains:
- the tlx1 gene encoding T-cell leukemia homeobox protein 1 isoform X2 → MDHIGAHLQHIHGEPISFGIDQILNNVDQSCMLGDRMPEPDYGLGCVVSTAYNTMTSNFTGDNSGYNSNACGVANLSGTYNMNMGMNVSGNNVNAAGVIRVPAHRPLNSGHSSIPYGMSTMPGSINNLTGFTFPWMESNRRYTKDRFTGHPYQNRTPPKKKKPRTSFTRLQICELEKRFHRQKYLASAERAALAKALKMTDAQVKTWFQNRRTKWRRQTAEEREAERQQANRILMQLQQEAFQKTINQPANPDPLCLHNSSLFALQNLQPWTENTAKISSVSACE, encoded by the exons ATGGATCATATTGGAGCGCATCTCCAGCACATTCACGGGGAGCCCATCAGCTTCGGGATCGACCAAATCCTTAACAATGTGGACCAAAGCTGCATGCTCGGCGATCGGATGCCCGAGCCGGACTATGGCCTCGGCTGCGTCGTCAGCACTGCCTACAACACCATGACTAGTAACTTCACCGGCGACAACTCTGGATATAACAGCAACGCATGTGGGGTCGCCAATCTGAGCGGCACCTATAACATGAACATGGGGATGAACGTCAGTGGGAATAACGTTAACGCAGCTGGAGTCATCCGTGTGCCCGCGCACCGGCCTCTGAACAGTGGACACTCGTCCATCCCCTACGGCATGTCCACGATGCCAGGCTCGATTAACAACCTGACGGGATTTACATTCCCCTGGATGGAGAGTAACAGAAGATACACCAAAGACAGGTTCACCG GTCACCCGTACCAGAACCGGACGCCCCCCAAGAAGAAAAAGCCCCGGACGTCTTTTACTCGCCTGCAGATCTGCGAGCTGGAGAAACGCTTTCACCGACAGAAGTACTTGGCTTCCGCAGAGCGAGCGGCTTTGGCCAAGGCCCTCAAGATGACTGACGCACAAGTCAAAACATGGTTCCAGAACAGAAGAACAAAATGGAG GCGGCAGACagctgaggagagagaagcagagcgaCAGCAGGCCAACCGGATCCTCATGCAACTCCAACAGGAGGCTTTTCAGAAAACGATAAACCAACCGGCAAACCCGGACCCGCTGTGCCTGCATAACAGCTCCCTGTTCGCGCTTCAGAACCTCCAGCCATGGACTGAGAACACCGCCAAAATCAGCAGCGTGTCCGCCTGCGAATAA
- the tlx1 gene encoding T-cell leukemia homeobox protein 1 isoform X1, translating into MDHIGAHLQHIHGEPISFGIDQILNNVDQSCMLGDRMPEPDYGLGCVVSTAYNTMTSNFTGDNSGYNSNACGVANLSGTYNMNMGMNVSGNNVNAAGVIRVPAHRPLNSGHSSIPYGMSTMPGSINNLTGFTFPWMESNRRYTKDRFTVALSPLTVTRRVGHPYQNRTPPKKKKPRTSFTRLQICELEKRFHRQKYLASAERAALAKALKMTDAQVKTWFQNRRTKWRRQTAEEREAERQQANRILMQLQQEAFQKTINQPANPDPLCLHNSSLFALQNLQPWTENTAKISSVSACE; encoded by the exons ATGGATCATATTGGAGCGCATCTCCAGCACATTCACGGGGAGCCCATCAGCTTCGGGATCGACCAAATCCTTAACAATGTGGACCAAAGCTGCATGCTCGGCGATCGGATGCCCGAGCCGGACTATGGCCTCGGCTGCGTCGTCAGCACTGCCTACAACACCATGACTAGTAACTTCACCGGCGACAACTCTGGATATAACAGCAACGCATGTGGGGTCGCCAATCTGAGCGGCACCTATAACATGAACATGGGGATGAACGTCAGTGGGAATAACGTTAACGCAGCTGGAGTCATCCGTGTGCCCGCGCACCGGCCTCTGAACAGTGGACACTCGTCCATCCCCTACGGCATGTCCACGATGCCAGGCTCGATTAACAACCTGACGGGATTTACATTCCCCTGGATGGAGAGTAACAGAAGATACACCAAAGACAGGTTCACCG TGGCGCTCTCACCCCTCACTGTAACACGTCGTGTAGGTCACCCGTACCAGAACCGGACGCCCCCCAAGAAGAAAAAGCCCCGGACGTCTTTTACTCGCCTGCAGATCTGCGAGCTGGAGAAACGCTTTCACCGACAGAAGTACTTGGCTTCCGCAGAGCGAGCGGCTTTGGCCAAGGCCCTCAAGATGACTGACGCACAAGTCAAAACATGGTTCCAGAACAGAAGAACAAAATGGAG GCGGCAGACagctgaggagagagaagcagagcgaCAGCAGGCCAACCGGATCCTCATGCAACTCCAACAGGAGGCTTTTCAGAAAACGATAAACCAACCGGCAAACCCGGACCCGCTGTGCCTGCATAACAGCTCCCTGTTCGCGCTTCAGAACCTCCAGCCATGGACTGAGAACACCGCCAAAATCAGCAGCGTGTCCGCCTGCGAATAA
- the sdhaf4 gene encoding succinate dehydrogenase assembly factor 4, mitochondrial — MSLLSVCASASKRLVTQGLFVESAFTGYLRTASGAVKDKEPLRKAKTPQGRFDMNDEKTKDPLEKFPDDVNPATKEQGGPRGLEPTRYGDWERKGRCVDF, encoded by the exons ATGTCTCTACTAAGCGTCTGCGCTTCTGCATCGAAACGTCTTGTGACCCAAGGGTTATTCGTGGAATCTGCTTTTACAG GATACTTACGGACAGCCAGTGGAGCAGTGAAGGACAAGGAGCCACTGCGCAAGGCCAAAACCCCCCAGGGCCGCTTTGACATGAATGATGAGAAGACCAAGGATCCCCTTGAAA AGTTCCCTGATGATGTGAACCCAGCCACAAAGGAGCAGGGGGGGCCCCGGGGCCTAGAGCCCACACGCTACGGGGACTGGGAGAGGAAGGGCCGCTGTGTCGACTTCTAG
- the LOC115135192 gene encoding centrosomal protein of 68 kDa-like, whose amino-acid sequence MALGVDRAFPASISPMESKGCSGQWKTRIPEITRAGSTTTKHDKDWERGTGDRDRGGPRKSVSMAPTSRYMSDRRQYSMRKPLVTTTEQQTSILKKSYLHEHPEKERQGDGSRNEAHHHGEFDFQTRWAEQKFPDNFNPSQANISTCSASREDFSTSLGVSDLMTGLSHEEPTFSSSYLGSRPGRRSLSSPPLEVRTFSTPLNSKWTSTLLSPLSPSYTPPSRPSRQRWTELKLDAGEVCQSHGGGREMNLNVGPSVGYSKGNSNPVLHTMSPHQANYWACAIPSSLPPSPDRRSLSWNPDKEYQALLDYTYPLRPGRVVGGWDTSDAGGGPLIQTDPNLQDSGIDLDRLCSSTSPSALDFSLTGTAGVGTARERRMPGIGQRSSELRGLSHPKSSDGRLSSSPLSSADPIGLSVESLDCSGGGGGLDPLHRIEEGRYCHHGISSSTTFIRTTSILPQPGCLRGGAWDEEFWSLPEQLEELRGLSRQVREVTAQLSQPVTASWESLERGTTSVQSSMNLAEKQEAEEERKEREQNEKEEREGDEKQKEVSISEALQYFNKVSKVVHSGESSQAARNSGSRMEGGVAGRGVSRASLREVEAMVDQLSGLTLPEFQRGSQGEQGPRESLMQHIQTFCSNLEELIQWLYTVVERMEVLAPPSVDIESVKSSLADYKRFQREVNAHQPLTTSVLQTGELLLGCMTSTSPVLKETLGLIERQSRALETHSEHLFSSILSAMDSLTQPRETGAGDTDSVKIQGTA is encoded by the exons ATGGCACTGGGAGTTGACAGGGCCTTCCCAGCATCCATCTCTCCGATGGAGTCCAAGGGCTGCAGTGGGCAATGGAAGACCCGGATTCCAGAGATTACCCGGGCGGGGTCAACCACAACGAAGCATGACAAAgactgggagagggggacaggggatagggACCGGGGTGGTCCCAGAAAGAGTGTTTCCATGGCACCCACCTCCAGGTATATGAGTGACAGGAGGCAGTACTCTATGAGGAAACCGCTGGTCACCACCACAGAGCAGCAGACCTCCATCCTAAAGAAATCCTACCTACACGAGCACCCAGAAAAG GAGCGACAGGGGGATGGTAGCCGTAATGAAGCACACCATCATGGCGAGTTTGACTTCCAGACCCGATGGGCTGAACAGAAGTTCCCAGACAACTTCAACCCCTCTCAGGCCAACATCTCAACCTGCTCAGCCTCCAGAGAGGACTTTAGCACCTCCCTAGGGGTGTCAGACCTCATGACCGGTCTGTCACATGAAGAACCCACCTTCAGCTCATCGTATCTTGGCAGCAGGCCTGGCCGACGCAGCCTCTCCAGCCCACCCCTGGAGGTCCGTACTTTCTCTACTCCACTCAACTCCAAGTGGACCTCCACTCTGCTATCCCCCCTCTCGCCCTCCTACACCCCCCCGTCGCGCCCGTCCAGACAGAGATGGACAGAGCTGAAATTGGATGCAGGTGAAGTTTGTCAATCAcatggaggaggaagggaaaTGAATCTAAATGTAGGCCCTTCAGTGGGCTACTCCAAGGGCAACTCCAACCCTGTGCTCCACACCATGTCCCCCCACCAGGCCAACTACTGGGCCTGCGCCATTCCCAGCTCCCTGCCCCCCTCCCCAGACCGACGCTCTTTGAGCTGGAACCCTGATAAGGAGTACCAAGCCCTCCTGGACTACACCTACCCTCTGAGGCCAGGTAGGGTGGTCGGTGGGTGGGATACCTCCGACGCAGGGGGTGGACCTCTCATCCAGACAGACCCAAACCTCCAGGACTCAGGAATAGACCTGGACCGCCTATGCAGCTCTACCAGCCCGTCAGCTTTGGACTTTTCCCTGACTGGCACGGCAGGGGTGGGGACGGCAAGGGAAAGGCGGATGCCGGGTATAGGTCAGAGGTCATCTGAGCTGCGTGGGCTCTCACACCCCAAGTCCTCAGATGGTCGCCTCTCCAGTAGCCCCTTATCCTCTGCGGACCCTATTGGTCTATCCGTGGAGAGTCTGGACtgtagtggaggtggtggtggtctgGATCCTTTGCATCGTATCGAGGAAGGTCGCTACTGCCATCACGGCATCTCCTCTTCCACCACGTTCATCCGCACAACGAGTATCCTTCCCCAGCCAGGGTGCCTCAGAGGGGGGGCTTGGGATGAGGAGTTCTGGTCTCTCCCGGAGCAGTTGGAGGAGCTCCGGGGTTTGTCCCGGCAGGTCAGGGAGGTGACGGCCCAACTCAGTCAGCCTGTCACAGCCAGCTGGGAGTCCCTGGAGAGGGGGACCACCTCCGTCCAGTCCTCCATGAACCTGGCTGAAAAacaggaggcagaggaggagagaaaagaacgGGAGCAGAATGAAAAGGAAGAAAGGGAGGGTGATGAGAAGCAGAAAGAGGTGTCCATTTCTGAAGCGCTTCAATACTTTAATAAAG TCTCTAAAGTGGTCCATAGTGGGGAATCCTCCCAGGCAGCCAGAAACTCTGGTTCTAGGATGGAGGGTGGGGTAGCAGGCAGGGGAGTGAGCAGGGCCAGTCTCAGAGAGGTGGAGGCCATGGTGGACCAGCTGAGTGGACTAACCCTGCCTGAGTTCCAGAGGGGGAGTCAGGGGGAGCAGGGGCCCAGGGAGTCCCTCATGCAGCACATCCAG ACCTTCTGTTCTAACCTGGAGGAGCTCATCCAATGGCTGTACACtgtggtggagaggatggaggtgcTGGCTCCGCCCTCTGTGGACATCGAGAGTGTCAAGTCGTCCCTGGCGGATTATAAG AGGTTTCAGAGAGAAGTAAATGCCCACCAGCCTCTGACCACCTCTGTTCTGCAGACTGGAGAGCTTCTCTTGGGTTGTATGACCTCCACTTCTCCCG TTCTGAAAGAGACCCTCGGTCTTATTGAGAGGCAGTCCAGGGCGTTGGAGACTCACTCAGAGcacctcttctcctctatcctctcggCCATGGACAGCCTGACCCAGCCCAGGGAGACCGGCGCTGGGGACACCGATAGCGTGAAGATCCAGGGGACAGCTTAG